One window of the Spirochaetota bacterium genome contains the following:
- a CDS encoding energy transducer TonB, giving the protein MERAEVRFDLVLLVSFFMHSIVIVSFFIAQIRYGVFFSKQADLTFKGRDIIVNINQDNIKDINKNTLLSDKTSRAKGYITKEKGDRWLNNSLDFKMQKGVRQLGKGGIASREAAKDKLIVSTDNTEYTITLSKEVAGGIPEFEGDSEFTRIPDKYSITPKNALFFTSDGFFSFNTLKFKPFEYFKNMKDKVAANWHPPLLANAVIYGYNPMTGSMAPGRMRIMAIPTQDIKLYFTMDREGNVLDIVLVDSLGNKAIDESCIDAIRLSKNFGKVPDEIKGKVIVIPFLFRIVSQ; this is encoded by the coding sequence ATGGAACGTGCAGAAGTAAGATTTGACCTTGTGCTGTTAGTTTCATTTTTTATGCACAGTATTGTGATAGTATCTTTTTTTATTGCTCAGATACGATACGGCGTGTTCTTTTCAAAACAAGCTGATTTGACCTTTAAAGGCAGGGATATTATTGTTAACATTAATCAGGATAATATAAAAGATATAAATAAAAATACACTTCTTTCGGATAAGACATCACGCGCCAAAGGCTATATAACCAAAGAAAAAGGTGATAGGTGGCTTAACAATTCTCTAGATTTTAAAATGCAAAAAGGAGTGCGGCAGCTTGGCAAAGGTGGAATTGCCAGTAGAGAAGCTGCAAAGGATAAACTTATAGTTTCAACCGACAATACAGAATATACAATCACTCTGTCAAAAGAGGTTGCCGGTGGCATACCCGAATTTGAAGGTGATAGTGAATTTACCCGTATACCCGATAAATACAGTATTACACCAAAAAATGCACTCTTTTTTACCAGTGATGGTTTCTTTTCTTTCAATACATTAAAATTCAAACCATTTGAGTACTTCAAGAATATGAAAGATAAAGTGGCAGCCAACTGGCATCCTCCGTTACTTGCAAATGCTGTAATCTATGGATATAATCCAATGACAGGCAGTATGGCGCCCGGAAGAATGCGAATTATGGCCATTCCAACGCAGGATATCAAGCTTTACTTTACAATGGACCGTGAGGGGAATGTGCTGGATATTGTACTTGTTGATTCATTAGGTAATAAAGCCATTGATGAATCATGTATTGATGCTATACGCCTATCCAAAAACTTTGGTAAAGTCCCCGACGAAATTAAAGGGAAGGTAATAGTCATCCCGTTTTTGTTCAGGATAGTCTCCCAGTAG
- a CDS encoding YihY family inner membrane protein, with protein sequence MKKLIPKFKNKISELRNFIIQIINQIYRGEEAFNWLTTKIINTVKVFIVASRKFMKDDCLTKSSSIAYTTIVSLIPTLAVVLTIYSIFSGVGDKKDELFRQITLFLIEHNIKVNVDPFFQTISTLIDNAAKIGGIGAVVLAFSATAVLRTLEKSLNDIFRVSKQRSMFLKVIYYWAALTLGPIMIIAATAVATQISSTLSAPHLNAIAHYNNSHYVVGNKATILFNNKDDLNFTELPIEKIDFDNQHVYSYNPGDKQFKAEEFRIELIEYKRTKFSDIAFVGQKGFIIGDNGIILKSNDAGKSWLIEKWGNFSFNDIAMVDDTTGFIAANDGYLLKTNDAGKTWNVIDWENVTSNLNAISFYKDKGIIVGDRSYVITTTDRGKTWKIQQLAEGKYKKNYLNFNNVQIIDDTNVIIVADEGFYLTSSKNFTVWTAHKFKDSNLYAVYFMNSSEGFMAGEKADIFFTADGGEKWTIRKLKGERVNELSLYNNLLWAIGNNSFLMLSKDMGTTWQGLKGSSILVYLLNFFAPFFFIWILFLMCYMILPNTKVPLRPAAIGASFTSAVWVIFILLFIVYIKAFAKSTFAIYGALAAFPIFLLVVYSSAVIILYGAEISYVLMNPLSYKYLNRALKDKKDIHVYSAIALLHYIYKKFESGKGACSFQELLPMTLNDVDVLDMFIELFIKEKFITHTEDFGIIPANASKNITIAKIIDTIYSISLDIPAAKQDKLKSYLADLFKEMKQSIESIVQNKTLADVIRATE encoded by the coding sequence ATGAAAAAACTCATACCAAAATTTAAAAATAAAATCTCTGAATTGAGGAATTTCATTATTCAAATAATAAATCAGATTTACCGTGGCGAAGAAGCATTTAACTGGCTTACAACCAAAATAATAAATACTGTGAAGGTATTTATTGTTGCCTCCCGCAAGTTTATGAAAGATGACTGCCTTACCAAATCATCTTCTATTGCATATACAACCATTGTTTCGCTTATTCCTACACTGGCTGTAGTTTTAACTATTTATTCCATATTCTCAGGAGTTGGCGACAAAAAGGACGAGTTATTTAGACAAATTACATTATTCCTCATTGAACATAATATCAAAGTAAATGTTGACCCATTTTTTCAAACTATAAGTACATTAATTGACAATGCAGCAAAAATAGGTGGCATTGGTGCAGTTGTGTTGGCTTTTTCGGCTACTGCCGTTTTACGGACACTTGAAAAATCATTAAATGATATTTTCAGGGTTTCCAAACAGCGTTCAATGTTTTTAAAAGTTATCTATTACTGGGCAGCTTTGACATTAGGTCCAATAATGATTATTGCTGCTACTGCAGTAGCCACTCAAATATCAAGCACTCTCTCAGCACCTCATTTGAATGCGATAGCTCATTATAACAATTCACACTATGTAGTTGGAAACAAAGCTACAATACTTTTTAACAACAAAGATGACCTCAATTTTACTGAGCTTCCCATTGAAAAAATAGATTTTGATAATCAGCATGTATATTCATACAATCCAGGTGACAAACAATTTAAAGCAGAAGAATTCAGAATAGAACTAATTGAATACAAACGAACTAAATTTTCAGATATTGCATTCGTAGGCCAGAAAGGTTTTATTATTGGTGATAATGGTATTATACTTAAATCAAATGATGCTGGTAAGTCATGGCTTATAGAAAAATGGGGCAACTTTTCATTCAATGATATTGCAATGGTTGATGATACTACAGGTTTTATTGCTGCAAATGATGGATATCTTCTTAAAACTAACGATGCTGGTAAAACATGGAATGTGATTGATTGGGAAAATGTTACCTCAAATTTGAACGCAATAAGCTTTTACAAAGATAAAGGAATCATTGTTGGCGATAGATCATATGTAATAACTACAACTGATAGAGGCAAAACCTGGAAAATACAGCAACTTGCCGAAGGAAAATATAAAAAGAATTACCTTAATTTCAACAATGTACAAATAATAGATGATACTAACGTAATTATTGTTGCTGATGAAGGCTTTTATTTAACAAGTTCTAAAAATTTTACTGTATGGACTGCTCATAAATTCAAGGATAGCAATCTTTATGCAGTGTATTTCATGAACTCCAGTGAAGGCTTTATGGCTGGTGAAAAGGCTGATATCTTTTTTACAGCAGATGGTGGTGAAAAGTGGACAATTAGAAAGCTTAAAGGGGAACGTGTCAATGAGCTATCGCTTTATAACAACTTATTATGGGCAATTGGTAACAACAGTTTTCTTATGTTATCAAAAGATATGGGAACAACATGGCAAGGACTTAAGGGTAGTAGTATTTTAGTGTACCTGCTAAATTTCTTTGCTCCATTCTTCTTCATATGGATCCTTTTTTTGATGTGCTATATGATACTCCCAAACACTAAAGTACCTTTACGTCCTGCTGCAATAGGTGCATCATTTACCAGCGCTGTGTGGGTTATTTTTATTTTACTGTTTATTGTATATATTAAAGCTTTTGCCAAGAGTACGTTTGCCATTTACGGTGCACTTGCTGCGTTTCCAATATTTTTACTGGTTGTTTACTCTTCAGCTGTTATTATTTTATATGGCGCTGAGATTTCGTATGTTCTGATGAACCCTTTGAGCTATAAATATTTAAACAGGGCACTGAAGGATAAAAAGGATATTCACGTATATTCTGCTATAGCACTGTTGCATTATATTTATAAAAAATTTGAATCTGGAAAGGGTGCTTGTAGCTTCCAGGAATTGCTGCCAATGACGCTCAATGATGTTGATGTGCTTGACATGTTTATAGAGCTTTTTATAAAAGAAAAGTTTATTACACATACCGAAGATTTTGGAATTATTCCTGCAAATGCAAGTAAAAATATTACTATAGCAAAGATCATTGACACCATTTATAGCATATCACTGGATATCCCTGCTGCAAAGCAGGATAAATTAAAATCATATCTGGCTGATTTATTCAAGGAAATGAAACAGTCAATTGAATCAATAGTACAGAATAAAACTCTTGCTGATGTTATCCGTGCAACAGAATAA
- a CDS encoding putative sugar nucleotidyl transferase produces the protein MKIIIFEDAKYNDFFPITLTRPVWDIRCGLFTMWERYATLFATSFPHNIYFYTRHHLEAIAHIQYPNLHINKPATLQPNEELLFINARIVYPELSNIQKNTVYLYNGIPVLAKMHEGSMLQCTTTEDVQNYLQSITSCCKYNGYVMTSLWELINSNGEIITKDFLLKKNSGVQSNVTIIGDSSQLIIEDDVTIEPYVVVDCTRGPVYIGKGCALKAFTRIEGPCCIGHNSVLLQAKVREGCSIGPWCRIGGEVEETIFHGFVNKYHEGFIGHSYIGQWVNLGALTTNSDLKNNYTTVKLFIGDEKINTQLLKVGCFIGDFTMTSIGTLINTGTVMGPGCMVIHSGDITPKFIPPFTWYIDGHIVDLPSEDKFYATCKTMMSRRDVEFTVEYKKMLEEVRVQTKLYRKGIGKWNVQK, from the coding sequence ATGAAGATAATAATTTTTGAAGATGCAAAGTACAATGACTTTTTCCCAATTACGCTCACAAGGCCCGTATGGGATATCCGCTGTGGTCTTTTCACAATGTGGGAGCGCTACGCTACATTGTTTGCAACATCGTTTCCTCACAACATATATTTTTATACACGGCATCATTTAGAGGCGATAGCTCATATACAGTATCCCAATCTGCATATTAATAAACCAGCAACATTACAACCTAATGAGGAATTGCTATTTATTAACGCACGGATTGTATATCCGGAACTATCGAACATACAAAAAAATACAGTGTATTTGTATAATGGTATCCCTGTGCTAGCAAAGATGCACGAAGGTTCTATGCTGCAATGTACTACTACAGAAGATGTCCAGAATTATTTACAGAGCATTACATCATGTTGTAAGTATAATGGTTATGTGATGACATCCCTGTGGGAACTTATTAATTCAAATGGTGAGATTATAACAAAAGATTTTTTACTTAAAAAAAATTCTGGAGTACAAAGTAATGTAACAATTATTGGCGATAGCTCTCAATTAATAATAGAAGATGATGTAACAATTGAACCATATGTTGTTGTTGATTGCACAAGGGGGCCTGTATATATTGGGAAGGGGTGCGCTTTAAAAGCATTTACGCGTATTGAAGGCCCGTGCTGCATTGGCCATAATTCAGTACTGCTACAGGCAAAGGTCAGAGAAGGCTGTAGTATAGGTCCGTGGTGCAGAATTGGTGGGGAAGTGGAGGAAACTATTTTTCATGGCTTTGTGAATAAATACCATGAAGGTTTCATAGGTCATTCGTACATTGGGCAGTGGGTTAACTTAGGTGCACTTACTACAAATAGTGATTTGAAAAATAATTACACAACGGTTAAATTGTTTATTGGTGATGAAAAGATTAATACGCAATTACTTAAAGTGGGTTGTTTTATTGGCGATTTTACGATGACAAGCATAGGTACTCTTATTAATACTGGCACGGTTATGGGGCCTGGCTGTATGGTGATTCATAGTGGTGATATAACACCAAAATTTATACCACCATTTACCTGGTATATTGATGGGCACATTGTTGACCTGCCATCTGAGGATAAGTTTTATGCTACCTGCAAAACAATGATGTCACGTCGTGATGTTGAATTCACTGTAGAATATAAAAAGATGCTAGAAGAAGTGCGGGTTCAGACAAAACTATACAGAAAAGGAATTGGAAAATGGAACGTGCAGAAGTAA
- the fusA gene encoding elongation factor G: protein MMLKEYATENVRTVAIVGHGSTGKSTLFDAMLFIGGQIDKIGKPDDGSLTSDYDEEEKSRKMSIRSALGFVEIDDVKINIIDTPGMSDFVGEARAAIQVSEAAIVVVDAVDGVQIETEKVWRYLESKKIPRVIFINKMDKERANFNAIIDNLKSHFNAKFAPVCIPVGEADKHSGVVDLIEMKVIMQKPDGKPQISDIPADLKKAAEDALNNLMELSAEGDDALIEKYLEGEPLTQDEMKKGLKALVTKADVFPVICGSSLKATGIKTLFNVIKNYVPAWELNKKVEGLNPNNKDEKVTIISKPDAPFAAVVWKTYIDQYAGRFNYLKIISGTLLPETEVLNSTKIYKERVTKLYTMVGNKPVDVPKLLPGDIGVVVKLDRTATLDTLCDTKQSVLLPIIQLPNPVFSYAVHASKKGDEDKIGQIFSRITDENPTITYVFNPETKQTVLSGMGEMQLDIILKAIKEKNKIELITSEPKIAYRETITKKAEAQYKHKKQTGGHGQYGEVFIRVAPLERGKGFEFIDSIVGGVIPRNFIPAVEKGLREGMEEGVLARFPVVDISVELYYGSYHPVDSSEMSFKIAARQALKKGLEAAGPILLEPIMEVDVYVEKDSMGDILNDITSRRGKVLGMGSSDEEGNSPISVVKALVPLAEMLRYSIDLRAMTSGKATFEMRFSHYEPISGRIAEKVIEERKKEFAEEEANK from the coding sequence ATGATGCTAAAAGAATATGCTACTGAAAATGTCAGAACTGTTGCCATTGTGGGGCATGGAAGTACAGGAAAATCTACATTATTTGATGCGATGTTGTTTATTGGTGGCCAGATAGATAAAATAGGCAAGCCAGATGATGGATCGCTTACTTCAGATTACGATGAAGAAGAAAAAAGCAGAAAAATGTCAATACGCAGTGCTCTTGGTTTTGTGGAGATAGATGATGTCAAAATAAATATAATCGATACGCCAGGTATGTCAGATTTTGTTGGCGAAGCACGAGCTGCTATTCAGGTGTCTGAGGCAGCTATTGTAGTGGTTGATGCTGTTGATGGTGTACAGATTGAAACTGAAAAAGTATGGCGATATCTGGAATCTAAAAAGATTCCACGTGTCATTTTTATAAATAAGATGGATAAAGAGCGTGCAAATTTTAATGCAATAATCGATAATCTGAAATCACATTTCAATGCAAAGTTTGCACCTGTATGCATACCTGTTGGGGAAGCCGACAAGCACAGTGGGGTTGTTGACCTCATAGAAATGAAGGTGATTATGCAAAAACCTGATGGCAAGCCACAGATAAGCGATATTCCGGCTGATCTAAAGAAAGCTGCTGAAGATGCACTCAATAATTTGATGGAACTATCAGCCGAAGGTGATGATGCACTAATAGAAAAGTATTTGGAAGGTGAGCCATTAACCCAGGATGAAATGAAGAAAGGTTTGAAAGCTCTTGTTACAAAAGCAGATGTGTTCCCGGTTATTTGCGGTTCATCATTAAAAGCTACCGGTATTAAGACATTGTTCAATGTAATAAAAAATTATGTTCCTGCCTGGGAATTAAATAAAAAAGTTGAAGGACTAAATCCAAATAATAAGGACGAAAAAGTAACAATTATATCAAAACCTGATGCACCGTTTGCAGCAGTTGTATGGAAAACCTATATCGATCAGTATGCTGGCCGGTTTAATTATCTCAAAATCATTTCTGGTACTCTGCTCCCTGAAACTGAAGTATTAAACTCAACCAAGATTTATAAAGAACGAGTTACTAAACTGTATACTATGGTAGGCAATAAGCCAGTTGATGTTCCCAAACTTCTTCCCGGCGATATTGGTGTGGTTGTTAAACTGGATAGAACAGCAACTCTTGATACTTTGTGTGATACAAAACAGTCAGTGCTGTTACCAATAATACAGTTACCTAATCCTGTATTTTCATATGCTGTTCATGCGTCCAAGAAGGGTGATGAGGACAAAATTGGACAGATCTTTTCGCGGATAACTGATGAAAATCCAACTATCACATATGTATTTAATCCTGAGACAAAGCAAACTGTGCTTTCCGGTATGGGCGAGATGCAATTGGACATTATTCTCAAAGCCATCAAGGAAAAGAACAAAATTGAGCTCATAACCTCTGAACCAAAAATTGCATATCGTGAAACTATCACCAAAAAAGCTGAAGCACAGTATAAACACAAAAAGCAAACGGGTGGCCATGGACAGTATGGCGAAGTATTTATACGTGTTGCACCGCTTGAGCGTGGTAAAGGGTTTGAATTTATTGACAGTATTGTTGGCGGTGTTATTCCACGTAACTTCATCCCTGCTGTTGAAAAAGGATTGCGTGAAGGTATGGAAGAAGGTGTACTTGCACGCTTCCCGGTAGTTGACATTTCAGTTGAGCTTTACTATGGTTCGTATCATCCAGTAGATTCATCTGAAATGTCATTTAAGATAGCAGCTCGGCAAGCTTTGAAAAAAGGCCTTGAAGCAGCAGGTCCAATACTGCTTGAACCAATAATGGAAGTTGATGTCTATGTGGAAAAAGATTCAATGGGGGATATCCTCAATGACATTACCAGCAGGCGTGGCAAGGTGCTTGGCATGGGAAGTTCGGATGAAGAGGGCAATTCACCAATTTCTGTAGTTAAAGCGCTGGTACCACTTGCAGAAATGTTACGCTATTCAATTGACCTGCGTGCTATGACAAGCGGGAAGGCTACTTTTGAAATGCGGTTTTCGCATTATGAGCCAATTTCGGGCAGGATTGCTGAAAAAGTTATTGAGGAGCGTAAGAAAGAGTTTGCTGAAGAAGAAGCAAATAAGTAA